The Deinococcus hopiensis KR-140 sequence CCTGACGCGCGAGCTGTACCTGCAGTACCAGGTGGACCTGACCGGCCAGGGCCTGATCGACGCGACGTACAACACCCCCGATGGCCGCGTGACCTTTAAGGTCAGCACGCCCCTGACGGGACTGAACCTCCAGTCGGTCCGCCCGAGCTTCAGCGCAGCCTACAACTTCGACCGCCGCACCAGCGTCAGTTTGGGCGTGCAGAACGACCCCGAAAGCACGAAGGTCCGGTTCGGGATCACGTACCGGCTGTTTCGGTAGCGGAGAGCGGTCCGCGCCACCGAGGAGCGCCCCGGCCTGTACCGGAGCGCTCTACACTGGATGCATGACCCCTGCGTCCGAACGTCCTCCACGTCTTTTTCTCGGCTGGTGGGTGGTGGGCATCACGGTGCTGGCGCTGCTGATCGCGGCCGGTGCGCGGAGCGCGCCCGGCGTTTTCCTGCTGCCCATGGCGCGGGATCTGGGCCTGAGTCGCAGCGTCTTGTCGCTGTCGGTTAGCCTGGGCCTGGTCATGTTCGGCCTCGCCGCGCCCCTGTCCGGGTGGCTGATGGACCGCCTGGGACCGCGCCGGGTGGGGGCAGCGGGGCTCCTGCTCACCGCCCTGAGCTTCGGCCTGAGCACCCAGGCGCACTCGGCACTGGGCCTGCACCTGAGCTGGGGCCTGCTCAGCGGCTTGGGCACCGGCCTGGTGGGCAGCGTGCTGGGGGCCACCGTGGCGACGCGCTGGTTCGTGCGGCGGCGCGGCCTGGTCACCGGCCTCTTTGGGGCGGCCACAAGCGCGGGGCAACTGATGTTCATCCCGCTGCTCACCGCGTGGGCCGGTCGGATGGGCTGGACCGGAGGCACCTGGATCATCGCCGCCACCGCGCTCGGCCTCGTGCCCGCCGTGTGGCTGTGGCTGCGCGACAGTCCCGCCGAGGTGGGCCAGCACCCCGACGGGGACGCGGCCCCCGCCCAC is a genomic window containing:
- a CDS encoding MFS transporter, whose protein sequence is MTPASERPPRLFLGWWVVGITVLALLIAAGARSAPGVFLLPMARDLGLSRSVLSLSVSLGLVMFGLAAPLSGWLMDRLGPRRVGAAGLLLTALSFGLSTQAHSALGLHLSWGLLSGLGTGLVGSVLGATVATRWFVRRRGLVTGLFGAATSAGQLMFIPLLTAWAGRMGWTGGTWIIAATALGLVPAVWLWLRDSPAEVGQHPDGDAAPAHAITASVPEADVMARAVHHRDFWLLSATFFVCGATSNGLIGTHFIAYCGDLGLTPGFAAGMLAVMGAFNFVGTLASGYLTDRVDPRFLLGAYYAFRGVSLALLPFVPPGYSLTAFALLFGLDYIATVPPTIALTADTFGRANVGTVYGWIFCAHQVGAALASWLGGVSRDALGSYSAAFLAAAVLAGAGALLAANITAPVRRAAA